In the genome of Quercus robur chromosome 3, dhQueRobu3.1, whole genome shotgun sequence, one region contains:
- the LOC126719399 gene encoding ankyrin repeat-containing protein At5g02620-like, producing MFLPLFADFLRKIFDKFPKAILESDKNGWTPLHYAAYFGNTEVVKMFLENNISLAYKIDKEGMSALHISAMRGSGGVMRALIIKCPNTCELLDNKGRTALHLAVEHGKKNAVKILLQTLTFQDHINEQDKEGNTPLHVAAINDRFKISMMLTDDRRVEKLAVNKEGMSAADIIESRKKLSWSENKALMSGWLRRERLLTNSLERVVGSHIQAAKKEPVVSKMGGDNNTEDPETDLNIRSMYNFQITAITILIALSFAAVLQLPGGLDTNGKAVLRDNEDFIHFLNWISVAFVTSASAMFVHFIMASFPKYHSFKYAAVQLLSLLIEMSILFTAGAFCCSISAVLDENSTISEWALNSFFIIVILCFCFLISHMGYPRLRKLLGYM from the exons ATGTTTCTCCCTCTCTTTGCAGATTTCCTGCGCAAGATATTTGACAAATTTCCAAAAGCAATTCTGGAATCTGATAAAAATGGCTGGACTCCTCTTCATTATGCTGCATATTTTGGCAATACAGAAGTTGTCAAaatgtttttggaaaataatatttCCCTTGCTTACAAAATAGACAAAGAAGGCATGTCTGCCCTTCACATTTCAGCTATGAGAGGAAGTGGTGGTGTAATGAGAGCACTCATTATAAAATGTCCAAATACTTGTGAATTGTTGGACAACAAAGGTAGGACAGCTCTTCATCTTGCCGTGgaacatggaaagaaaaatgCAGTCAAAATATTGCTCCAGACATTAACATTTCAGGATCACATAAATGAGCAAGACAAAGAAGGCAACACGCCTTTACATGTAGCTGCCATCAATGACCGTTTTAAAATATCAATGATGCTTACAGATGACAGGAGAGTTGAAAAACTGGCTGTGAACAAGGAGGGGATGAGCGCTGCTGATATTATTGAATCACGGAAGAAGCTTTCATGGTCTGAAAAT AAAGCACTCATGTCAGGCTGGCTTAGACGCGAACGTCTACTGACTAATAGTTTGGAACGAGTGGTTGGCAGTCACATACAGGCTGCGAAAAAGGAGCCTGTAGTGTCAAAAATGGGTGGAGACAATAACACAGAAGACCCAGAAACTGATCTAAATATTAGAAGTATGTACAATTTCCAAATAACGGCAATCACAATCTTGATAGCTCTCTCCTTCGCAGCAGTCTTGCAATTGCCTGGTGGACTCGACACAAATGGCAAGGCAGTTCTAAGAGACAACGAAGACTTTATCCATTTTCTGAACTGGATTTCGGTGGCCTTTGTTACCTCAGCTTCCGCAATGTTTGTCCACTTCATTATGGCTTCGTTTCCGAAATATCACAGCTTCAAGTACGCAGCAGTGCAGCTATTATCGCTTTTAATTGAAATGTCCATTCTCTTTACGGCCGGTGCCTTTTGTTGCAGCATATCAGCAGTCTTGGATGAAAACTCAACTATTTCTGAATGGGCTTTGAATTCCTTTTTTATAATCGTCATtctgtgtttttgttttctgataTCCCACATGGGTTACCCTCGACTCAGAAAACTACTGGGGTACATGTGA
- the LOC126719400 gene encoding ankyrin repeat-containing protein At5g02620-like, with protein MFLPLFADFLRKIFDKFPKAILESDKNGWTPLHYAAYFGNTEVVKMFLENNISLAYKIDKEGMSALHISAMRGSGGVMRALIIKCPNTCELLDNKGRTALHLAVEHGKKNAVKILLQTLTFQDHINEQDKEGNTPLHVAAINDRFKISMMLTDDRRVEKLAVNKEGMSAADIIESRKKLSWSENKALMSGWLRRERLLTNSLERVVGSHIQAAKKEPVVSKMGGDNNTEDPETDLNIRSMYNFQITAITILIALSFAAVLQLPGGLDTNGKAVLRDNVHFKEFLEYVSAAFVTSAIAMFIHFLTAIYTKYHSIEYATVLPLTVLIEISIFFMVFAFVSARSAVLDENSTISEWATNSFFIPVFLFLYFLGSRMGFPHIPRARKLLGYM; from the exons ATGTTTCTCCCTCTCTTTGCAGATTTCCTGCGCAAGATATTTGACAAATTTCCAAAAGCAATTCTGGAATCTGATAAAAATGGCTGGACTCCTCTTCATTATGCTGCATATTTTGGCAATACAGAAGTTGTCAAaatgtttttggaaaataatatttCCCTTGCTTACAAAATAGACAAAGAAGGCATGTCTGCCCTTCACATTTCAGCTATGAGAGGAAGTGGTGGTGTAATGAGAGCACTCATTATAAAATGTCCAAATACTTGTGAATTGTTGGACAACAAAGGTAGGACAGCTCTTCATCTTGCCGTGgaacatggaaagaaaaatgCAGTCAAAATATTGCTCCAGACATTAACATTTCAGGATCACATAAATGAGCAAGACAAAGAAGGCAACACGCCTTTACATGTAGCTGCCATCAATGACCGTTTTAAAATATCAATGATGCTTACAGATGACAGGAGAGTTGAAAAACTGGCTGTGAACAAGGAGGGGATGAGCGCTGCTGATATTATTGAATCACGGAAGAAGCTTTCATGGTCTGAAAAT AAAGCACTCATGTCAGGCTGGCTTAGACGCGAACGTCTACTGACTAATAGTTTGGAACGAGTGGTTGGCAGTCACATACAGGCTGCGAAAAAGGAGCCTGTAGTGTCAAAAATGGGTGGAGACAATAACACAGAAGACCCAGAAACTGATCTAAATATTAGAAGTATGTACAATTTCCAAATAACGGCAATCACAATCTTGATAGCTCTCTCCTTCGCAGCAGTCTTGCAATTGCCTGGTGGACTCGACACAAATGGCAAGGCAGTTCTAAGAGACAACGTCCACTTTAAGGAATTTCTGGAGTATGTTTCGGCGGCCTTTGTTACCTCAGCTATCGCAATGTTTATCCACTTCCTTACGGCCATTTATACGAAATATCACAGCATCGAGTACGCAACAGTGCTGCCATTAACGGTTTTAATTGAAATATCCATTTTCTTCATGGTCTTTGCCTTTGTTTCCGCCAGATCAGCAGTCTTGGATGAAAACTCCACTATTTCTGAATGGGCTACGAATTCCTTTTTTATACCCGTCTTtctgtttctttattttcttggatCCCGCATGGGTTTCCCGCACATCCCTCGAGCCAGAAAACTACTGGGGTACATGTGA